One Pseudomonas sp. AN-1 genomic region harbors:
- a CDS encoding NADH:flavin oxidoreductase/NADH oxidase, with translation MIQLFQPLTLRQLTIPNRIAVSPMCQYSARDGLANDWHLVHLGSRATGGAGLIIVEATGVTAEGRISPHCLGLWDDAQIEPLRRITRFIHSQGSVAGIQLAHAGRKAGTWRPWEGKTGSVPREQGGWTPLAPSAIAFDDNHHVPQALSREQIAALVQDFARAAERALAAGFKVAEVHAAHGYLLHQFLSPLSNQRDDEYGGSFANRTRLLLEVVEAVRAVWPAALPLLVRLSATDWLDGGWSERETVELAGLLRERGVDLIDVSSGGLAPNAQIPVGPGYQARFAERVRREAGIATGAVGLITEPAQAEHVLRSEQADLVLLARELLRDPYWPLHAAETLGHRLAWPAQYVRAAQRDTPIRELGEELD, from the coding sequence ATGATCCAGCTGTTCCAGCCGCTGACCCTGCGGCAACTGACCATCCCCAACCGCATCGCCGTGTCGCCGATGTGCCAGTACAGCGCCCGCGACGGGCTGGCCAACGACTGGCATCTGGTCCATCTGGGCAGCCGCGCCACCGGCGGTGCCGGCCTGATCATCGTCGAGGCGACCGGGGTCACCGCGGAGGGGCGGATCAGCCCGCACTGCCTGGGCCTGTGGGACGACGCACAGATCGAGCCACTGCGCCGCATCACCCGCTTCATCCATTCCCAGGGCTCGGTGGCCGGCATCCAGCTGGCCCATGCCGGGCGCAAGGCCGGCACCTGGCGACCGTGGGAGGGCAAGACTGGCTCGGTGCCGCGGGAGCAGGGCGGATGGACGCCGCTGGCGCCCTCGGCCATCGCTTTCGATGACAATCACCACGTTCCGCAGGCGCTGAGCCGCGAGCAGATCGCTGCGCTGGTACAGGACTTCGCCCGCGCCGCCGAGCGGGCGCTGGCGGCCGGCTTCAAGGTCGCCGAGGTGCACGCCGCCCACGGCTATCTGCTGCACCAGTTCCTCTCGCCGCTGAGCAACCAGCGCGACGACGAGTACGGCGGCAGCTTCGCCAACCGCACCCGCCTGCTGCTCGAGGTGGTCGAGGCGGTGCGCGCGGTGTGGCCGGCCGCGCTGCCGCTGCTGGTGCGCCTGTCGGCCACCGACTGGCTGGACGGCGGCTGGAGCGAGCGGGAGACTGTCGAGCTGGCCGGCCTGCTGCGCGAGCGCGGCGTCGACCTGATCGACGTGTCCTCCGGCGGGCTGGCGCCCAACGCGCAGATCCCGGTGGGGCCGGGCTACCAGGCGCGCTTCGCCGAGCGGGTGCGCCGCGAGGCCGGCATCGCCACCGGCGCGGTCGGTCTGATCACCGAGCCGGCGCAGGCCGAACACGTGCTGCGCAGCGAGCAGGCCGACCTGGTGCTGCTGGCCCGCGAGCTGCTGCGCGACCCCTACTGGCCGCTGCACGCCGCCGAGACGCTCGGCCATCGCCTGGCCTGGCCGGCGCAGTACGTGCGCGCCGCCCAGCGCGACACGCCGATCCGCGAGCTGGGCGAGGAGCTGGACTGA
- a CDS encoding tellurite resistance TerB family protein codes for MDTRSLLDQLLKAAPGLLGNTGNQAKPRSEERPGGKDSGLGSLLSGAAGGGLAAGAIGLLLGSKKARKYGGKALTYGGLAALGVMAYKAYSNWQQQQGAASAAPSAPQTIDRLPPPQAEQHSHAILRAVIAAAKADGHIDERERQLIDAEVAKLSQDPQLLRWIDAELHQPLDPAAVARAAQTPEMAAEMYLASLLLVDEQNFMERAYLDELARQLRLDPALRSELERQVQQAQ; via the coding sequence ATGGATACCCGCAGTCTGCTCGACCAGTTGCTCAAGGCCGCCCCCGGCCTGCTCGGCAACACCGGCAATCAAGCGAAACCGCGCAGCGAGGAACGTCCGGGCGGCAAGGACAGCGGGCTGGGCAGCCTGCTCTCCGGTGCGGCCGGTGGCGGCCTGGCCGCCGGCGCCATCGGCTTGCTGCTGGGCAGCAAGAAGGCGCGCAAGTACGGCGGCAAGGCGCTGACCTACGGCGGCCTGGCCGCGCTCGGGGTGATGGCCTACAAGGCCTACAGCAACTGGCAACAGCAGCAGGGCGCCGCCAGTGCGGCCCCCAGTGCCCCGCAGACCATCGACCGTTTGCCGCCGCCGCAGGCCGAGCAGCACAGCCATGCGATCCTGCGCGCGGTGATCGCCGCGGCCAAGGCCGACGGCCATATCGACGAGCGCGAGCGCCAGTTGATCGATGCCGAGGTGGCCAAGCTCAGCCAGGATCCGCAGTTGCTGCGCTGGATCGATGCCGAACTGCACCAGCCGCTGGACCCGGCGGCGGTGGCGCGCGCCGCGCAGACGCCGGAGATGGCCGCCGAGATGTACCTGGCCAGCCTGCTGCTGGTCGACGAGCAGAACTTCATGGAACGCGCCTACCTCGACGAGTTGGCCCGCCAGCTGCGTCTCGACCCGGCGCTGCGCAGCGAGCTGGAGCGCCAGGTGCAGCAGGCGCAGTAA
- a CDS encoding LysR family transcriptional regulator, whose translation MNRWEGLDEFVAVAECGQFTAAAERLGVSSSHVSRQVARLEECLQTRLLYRSTRKVSLTEAGQTFLQHCRNLIDARDEAWRAVSDLSAEPKGLLRMTCAVAYGERFVVPLVNEFMSLHPQLSIDIQLTNRPLDLLHEGLDLAIRLGRLGDERLVATRLAPREMYLCAAPTYLVRAGTPRSLAELARHNCLVGSSDLWNFADDGGETQLRVQGNWRCNSGTAVLDAALRGFGLCQLPDYYVLEHLRSGALVALLDDQRPPNTAVWALHPPQRNLSPKVRQLVDFLRQRLGELPEYHDAS comes from the coding sequence ATGAACCGCTGGGAAGGGCTCGACGAATTCGTCGCCGTCGCCGAATGCGGCCAGTTCACCGCCGCCGCCGAGCGCCTCGGCGTGTCCTCCTCGCACGTCAGCCGGCAGGTCGCGCGCCTGGAGGAGTGCCTGCAGACCCGCCTGCTGTATCGCAGCACCCGCAAGGTCAGCCTGACCGAGGCCGGGCAGACCTTCCTGCAGCACTGCCGCAACCTGATCGACGCCCGCGACGAGGCCTGGCGCGCGGTCAGCGACCTGTCCGCCGAGCCCAAGGGGCTCTTGCGCATGACCTGCGCGGTGGCCTACGGCGAGCGCTTCGTGGTGCCGCTGGTCAACGAATTCATGAGTCTGCACCCGCAGCTCAGCATCGACATCCAGCTGACCAACCGCCCGCTCGATCTGCTCCACGAGGGCCTCGACCTGGCCATCCGCCTCGGCCGTCTGGGCGACGAACGTCTGGTGGCCACCCGCCTGGCGCCGCGGGAGATGTACCTGTGCGCCGCGCCGACCTACCTGGTGCGCGCCGGCACACCGCGCAGCCTGGCCGAACTGGCGCGGCACAACTGCCTGGTCGGCAGCAGCGATCTGTGGAACTTCGCCGACGACGGCGGGGAAACCCAGCTGCGCGTGCAAGGCAACTGGCGCTGCAACAGCGGCACGGCGGTGCTCGACGCCGCGCTGCGCGGCTTCGGCCTGTGCCAGCTGCCCGACTACTACGTGCTTGAGCACCTCAGAAGCGGTGCGCTGGTCGCCCTGCTGGACGACCAGCGCCCGCCGAACACCGCGGTGTGGGCGCTGCATCCGCCACAGCGCAACCTGTCGCCCAAGGTGCGCCAGCTGGTGGACTTCCTCCGGCAGCGCCTCGGCGAGCTGCCGGAGTACCACGACGCCAGCTGA
- the recJ gene encoding single-stranded-DNA-specific exonuclease RecJ, with protein sequence MRIVPRSLPSVLPDLGDLPPLLTRLYAARGVQSAAELDKALARLIPYRELKGIDAAVELLVAALEQRQRIVIVGDFDADGATASSVGVLALRMLGAAHVDYLVPNRFEYGYGLTPEIVAVALEKRPELLITVDNGISSIDGVAAAKAADLAVLVTDHHLPGHELPAADAIVNPNQPGCSFPSKALAGVGVIFYVLLALRARLRELDWFARRGIAEPNLAELLDLVALGSVADVVPLDANNRILVHQGLARIRAGRARPGLRALLEVAGRDHRRITSTDLGFILGPRLNAAGRLDDMSLGIECLLCEDEALARDMAQQLDQLNHDRKAIEQGMQREALAQLKDLKVEELPFGLCLFDADWHQGVIGILASRLKERYHRPTIAFADAGDGVLKGSARSIPGFHIRDALDAVAARHPGLISKFGGHAMAAGLSLPQENFGAFAAAFDAEARRQLVEDDLAGRLLTDGSLSAEEFRLDLAQQLRHAGPWGQHFPEPLFHGVFEIVQQRIVGERHLKLVLKSECGRAQLDAIAFNIDRELWPNPNVRWAEVAYKLDVNEYRGQESVQLLVAHIEAR encoded by the coding sequence ATGCGCATCGTCCCCCGTTCCCTGCCGTCCGTCCTGCCCGATCTCGGCGACCTGCCGCCCCTGCTGACCCGCCTGTACGCCGCCCGCGGCGTGCAGTCCGCCGCCGAGCTGGACAAGGCGCTGGCCCGGCTGATTCCGTACCGCGAGCTGAAGGGCATCGACGCCGCGGTCGAGCTGCTGGTGGCGGCGCTGGAGCAGCGTCAGCGCATCGTCATCGTCGGCGACTTCGACGCCGACGGCGCCACCGCCAGCTCGGTCGGCGTGCTGGCGCTGCGCATGCTCGGCGCGGCGCACGTCGACTACCTGGTGCCCAACCGTTTCGAGTACGGCTACGGCCTGACCCCGGAGATAGTCGCGGTGGCGCTGGAGAAACGCCCCGAGCTGCTGATCACTGTGGACAACGGCATCTCCAGCATCGACGGCGTGGCGGCGGCCAAGGCAGCGGACCTGGCGGTGCTGGTCACCGACCACCACCTGCCCGGCCACGAACTGCCGGCGGCCGACGCCATCGTCAATCCCAACCAGCCGGGCTGCAGCTTCCCCAGCAAGGCGCTGGCCGGAGTCGGAGTGATCTTCTACGTGCTGCTGGCGCTGCGCGCGCGGCTGCGCGAGCTGGACTGGTTCGCCCGCCGCGGAATCGCCGAGCCGAACCTCGCCGAACTGCTCGACCTGGTGGCGCTCGGCAGCGTCGCCGACGTGGTGCCGCTGGACGCCAACAACCGCATCCTGGTCCACCAGGGCCTGGCGCGCATCCGCGCCGGCCGGGCGCGGCCAGGGCTGCGCGCGCTGCTCGAGGTGGCCGGGCGCGACCACCGGCGCATAACGTCGACGGATCTGGGCTTCATCCTCGGCCCGCGGCTGAATGCCGCCGGCCGCCTGGACGACATGAGCCTCGGCATCGAGTGCCTGCTCTGCGAGGACGAGGCGCTGGCCCGCGACATGGCGCAGCAGCTCGACCAGCTCAACCACGACCGCAAGGCCATCGAGCAGGGCATGCAGCGCGAGGCGCTGGCCCAGCTCAAGGACCTCAAGGTCGAAGAGCTGCCGTTCGGCCTGTGCCTGTTCGACGCCGACTGGCACCAGGGGGTGATCGGCATCCTCGCCTCGCGGCTCAAGGAGCGCTACCACCGGCCGACCATCGCCTTCGCCGACGCCGGCGACGGCGTGCTCAAGGGCTCGGCGCGCTCGATCCCCGGCTTCCACATCCGCGACGCCCTGGACGCGGTGGCGGCGCGCCATCCCGGGCTGATCAGCAAGTTCGGCGGCCACGCCATGGCCGCCGGCCTGTCGCTGCCGCAGGAGAACTTCGGCGCTTTCGCCGCCGCCTTCGACGCCGAGGCGCGCCGCCAGTTGGTCGAGGACGACCTCGCCGGGCGCCTGCTCACCGACGGCTCGCTGTCCGCCGAGGAGTTCCGCCTCGATCTGGCCCAGCAGCTGCGCCACGCCGGCCCCTGGGGCCAGCATTTCCCCGAGCCGCTGTTCCACGGCGTGTTCGAGATCGTCCAGCAACGCATCGTCGGCGAGCGCCACCTCAAGCTGGTGCTGAAGAGCGAGTGCGGCCGCGCCCAGCTCGACGCCATCGCCTTCAACATCGACCGAGAACTGTGGCCCAATCCCAACGTGCGCTGGGCCGAGGTGGCCTACAAGCTGGACGTCAACGAGTACCGCGGCCAGGAGAGCGTGCAGCTGCTGGTGGCGCATATCGAGGCGCGCTGA
- a CDS encoding protein-L-isoaspartate(D-aspartate) O-methyltransferase, producing the protein MTSQRTRERLVQRLSEEGIADPRVLEVIRRTPRHLFVDEALAHRAYEDTALPIGHNQTISQPFMVARMTELLLAGGPLDKVMEIGTGSGYQTAVLAQLVERVFSVERIQSLQDRAKERLLELNLRNVVFRWGDGWEGWPALAPYNGILVAAAATQVPQALLDQLAPGGRLVIPVGSGDEQQLMLIVREGGGFTRQVLDPVRFVPLLTGSVF; encoded by the coding sequence ATGACCTCCCAGCGCACCCGCGAACGGCTGGTGCAGCGCCTCAGCGAGGAGGGCATCGCCGATCCCCGGGTGCTCGAGGTGATCCGCCGCACGCCGCGTCACCTGTTCGTCGACGAGGCGCTGGCGCATCGCGCCTATGAGGACACCGCACTGCCGATCGGTCACAACCAGACCATCTCCCAGCCGTTCATGGTGGCGCGCATGACCGAGCTGCTGCTGGCCGGCGGGCCGCTGGACAAGGTGATGGAGATCGGTACCGGCTCCGGCTACCAGACCGCGGTGCTGGCCCAGTTGGTCGAGCGGGTGTTCTCCGTCGAGCGCATCCAGTCGTTGCAGGACCGCGCCAAGGAGCGCCTGCTTGAACTCAACCTGCGCAACGTGGTCTTTCGCTGGGGCGACGGCTGGGAGGGTTGGCCGGCGCTGGCGCCGTACAATGGCATCCTCGTCGCCGCCGCCGCAACGCAGGTGCCGCAGGCCCTGCTCGACCAGTTGGCGCCGGGCGGACGCCTGGTGATTCCGGTCGGCAGCGGCGACGAGCAGCAACTGATGCTGATCGTCCGCGAGGGGGGTGGTTTCACCCGCCAGGTTCTGGATCCGGTACGCTTCGTGCCCCTGCTGACCGGCTCGGTGTTCTGA
- the fghA gene encoding S-formylglutathione hydrolase, with translation MSLELLSSQKSFGGWHRRYRHHSATLKCDMTFAVYLPPQAEEGARLPVLYWLSGLTCTDENFMQKAGAQRLAAELGLVLVAPDTSPRGPEVPGDPDGAWDFGLGAGFYLNATREPWAHHYRMHDYVVLELPALVEANFPVSDRRGISGHSMGGHGALVCALRNPGRYRSLSAFAPIANPSSCPWGEKAFSRYLGEDRDSWREWDACALLIAARERLPILVDQGEADSFLELQLKPEVLRATAAAAGHPLTLRLQPGYDHSYWFIASFIDDHLRHHAAALKG, from the coding sequence ATGAGCCTCGAACTGCTTTCCAGCCAGAAGAGCTTCGGCGGCTGGCACCGGCGCTACCGTCACCACTCCGCCACCCTCAAGTGCGACATGACGTTCGCCGTCTACCTGCCGCCGCAGGCCGAGGAGGGCGCCAGACTGCCGGTGCTCTACTGGCTCTCCGGCCTGACCTGCACCGACGAGAACTTCATGCAGAAGGCCGGCGCCCAGCGCCTGGCCGCCGAGCTGGGGCTGGTGCTGGTAGCGCCGGACACCAGCCCGCGTGGCCCAGAAGTGCCGGGCGATCCGGACGGCGCCTGGGACTTCGGCCTCGGCGCCGGCTTCTACCTGAACGCCACCCGGGAGCCCTGGGCGCACCACTACCGGATGCACGACTACGTGGTGCTTGAGCTGCCGGCACTGGTCGAGGCGAACTTCCCGGTCAGCGACAGGCGCGGCATCAGCGGCCACTCGATGGGCGGGCATGGCGCGCTGGTCTGCGCCCTGCGCAATCCGGGGCGCTACCGCTCGCTGTCGGCGTTTGCGCCGATCGCCAATCCGAGCAGTTGCCCGTGGGGCGAGAAGGCCTTCTCGCGCTACCTCGGCGAGGACCGCGACAGCTGGCGCGAGTGGGATGCCTGCGCGCTGCTGATCGCGGCCCGCGAGCGTCTGCCGATCCTCGTCGACCAGGGCGAGGCCGACAGCTTCCTCGAGCTGCAGCTCAAGCCCGAGGTGCTGCGCGCCACCGCCGCGGCGGCCGGCCATCCGCTGACCCTGCGCCTGCAGCCGGGCTACGACCACAGCTACTGGTTCATCGCCAGCTTCATCGACGACCACCTGCGCCATCATGCGGCGGCGCTGAAAGGCTGA
- the surE gene encoding 5'/3'-nucleotidase SurE, with protein sequence MRLLIANDDGVYAPGIIALHEALADYAECVVIAPDADRSGASSSLTLDRPLHPQRLGNGYISVNGTPTDCVHLGLNGLLEHTPDMVVSGINLGANLGDDVLYSGTVAAALEGRFLDRPAFAFSLLSRLPDNLPAAAHIARRLVEAHDKLELPPRTVLNVNIPNLPLERIRGVQLTRLGHRARAAAPVKVVNPRGKEGYWISVAGDAEDGGPGTDFHAVMQGYVSITPLQLDRTFHEAFRGLSILESLF encoded by the coding sequence ATGCGCTTACTGATCGCCAACGATGACGGCGTGTACGCCCCCGGGATAATCGCCCTGCACGAGGCGCTGGCGGACTATGCCGAGTGCGTGGTGATCGCTCCCGATGCCGACCGCAGCGGCGCCAGCAGCTCGCTGACCCTCGACCGCCCGCTGCATCCGCAGCGTCTGGGCAATGGCTACATCAGCGTCAACGGCACCCCCACCGACTGCGTGCACCTGGGCCTCAACGGTCTCCTCGAGCACACCCCGGACATGGTGGTGTCGGGCATCAATCTCGGTGCCAACCTGGGTGACGACGTGCTCTACTCCGGCACCGTGGCGGCTGCCCTCGAGGGGCGTTTCCTCGACAGGCCGGCATTCGCCTTCTCGCTGCTGTCGCGTCTGCCCGACAACCTGCCAGCTGCCGCGCACATCGCCCGCCGACTGGTCGAGGCGCACGACAAGCTGGAACTGCCGCCGCGCACGGTGCTCAACGTCAACATTCCCAACCTGCCGCTGGAGCGCATCCGCGGGGTGCAGCTGACCCGCCTCGGCCATCGTGCCCGCGCGGCGGCGCCGGTCAAGGTGGTCAATCCGCGCGGCAAGGAAGGCTACTGGATCTCGGTGGCCGGCGACGCCGAAGACGGCGGGCCGGGGACCGACTTCCATGCGGTGATGCAGGGCTACGTGTCGATCACCCCATTGCAGCTGGATCGCACCTTCCACGAGGCCTTCCGCGGCCTGAGCATCCTGGAGAGCCTGTTTTGA
- the truD gene encoding tRNA pseudouridine(13) synthase TruD, which translates to MSEVLDEPALLGPTAWGEPCGSAVLKHSAEDFQVNEVLDIPLSGAGEHLWLWVEKRNLNTEEAAKRIARAAGVPLKAISYAGLKDRQALTRQWFSLHLPGKADPDLAAAEGDELRILERTRHSRKLQRGAHAANGFIIRLTALQADREALESRLRQIAAGGVPNYFGLQRFGFDGGNLHEARHWAGQGSLPEQRNRRSRVLSAARSYLFNRVLAARVAEGCWNRALPGDLLAFTDSRSFFPAGEAECGDPRLAALDLHPTGPLFGAGELETRGAPLALEQQVQEGDGALVRWLADADLRQERRILRLPIGGLTWHYSAIDTLQLEFVLPAGCFATVVVRELVQLMPSGTTETPCAY; encoded by the coding sequence ATGAGCGAGGTGCTCGACGAACCGGCCCTGCTCGGGCCGACTGCCTGGGGCGAGCCGTGCGGCTCCGCGGTGCTCAAGCACAGCGCCGAGGACTTCCAGGTCAACGAGGTGCTCGACATCCCGCTGTCCGGTGCCGGCGAGCACCTGTGGCTGTGGGTGGAGAAGCGCAATCTCAATACCGAGGAGGCGGCGAAACGCATCGCCCGCGCCGCCGGCGTGCCGCTCAAGGCGATCAGCTACGCCGGGCTCAAGGACCGCCAGGCGCTGACCCGCCAGTGGTTCAGCCTGCACCTGCCGGGCAAGGCCGATCCGGACCTCGCCGCCGCCGAAGGCGACGAGCTGCGCATCCTCGAGCGCACCCGCCATTCGCGCAAGCTGCAGCGCGGCGCCCATGCGGCCAACGGCTTCATCATCCGCCTGACCGCCCTGCAGGCCGACCGCGAGGCGCTGGAGTCGCGCCTGCGGCAGATCGCGGCTGGCGGCGTGCCCAACTACTTCGGCCTGCAGCGCTTCGGCTTCGACGGCGGCAACCTGCACGAGGCGCGCCACTGGGCCGGGCAGGGCAGCCTGCCCGAGCAGCGCAACCGCCGCTCGCGGGTGCTCTCGGCGGCGCGCAGCTACCTGTTCAATCGGGTGCTCGCCGCGCGGGTCGCCGAGGGCTGCTGGAACCGTGCGCTGCCCGGCGACCTGCTGGCCTTCACCGACAGCCGCAGCTTCTTCCCGGCCGGCGAGGCCGAGTGCGGCGACCCGCGTCTGGCCGCGCTGGACCTGCATCCCACCGGGCCGCTGTTCGGCGCCGGCGAGCTGGAGACCCGAGGCGCGCCGCTGGCCCTCGAGCAGCAGGTGCAGGAAGGGGATGGCGCCCTGGTCCGCTGGCTGGCGGACGCTGATCTGCGGCAAGAGCGGCGCATCCTGCGCCTCCCCATCGGCGGGCTGACGTGGCATTATTCCGCCATCGATACCCTGCAACTGGAATTCGTCCTGCCGGCCGGCTGCTTCGCCACCGTGGTCGTGCGCGAACTCGTCCAACTGATGCCGAGCGGAACTACGGAAACGCCATGCGCTTACTGA
- a CDS encoding S-(hydroxymethyl)glutathione dehydrogenase/class III alcohol dehydrogenase translates to MIKSRAAVAFAPNQPLQIVEVDVAPPQKGEVLVRIVASGVCHTDAYTLSGQDSEGVFPCILGHEGGGIVEAVGEGVTSVKVGDHVIPLYTAECRECKFCKSGKTNLCSSVRATQGKGLMPDGTSRFSYNGQPVYHYMGCSTFSEYTVLPEVSVAVIPKEAPLEKVCLLGCGVTTGIGAVLNTAKVTEGSTVAIFGLGGIGLAAIIGAKMAKASRIIGIDINPAKEAVARELGLTDFVNPKDHDKPIQDVIVEMTDGGVDYSFECIGNVQLMRAALECCHKGWGESTIIGVAPAGAEISTRPFQLVTGRVWRGSAFGGVKGRTELPSYVEKSQKGEIPLDTFITHTMGLEDINKAFDLMHEGKSIRTVIHF, encoded by the coding sequence ATGATCAAGTCGCGAGCCGCCGTCGCCTTCGCCCCCAACCAGCCGCTGCAGATCGTCGAGGTGGATGTCGCGCCGCCGCAGAAGGGCGAGGTGCTGGTGCGCATCGTCGCCAGCGGCGTGTGCCATACCGACGCCTACACCCTGTCTGGCCAGGACAGCGAGGGCGTGTTCCCGTGCATCCTCGGCCACGAGGGTGGCGGCATCGTCGAGGCGGTCGGCGAGGGCGTCACTTCGGTGAAGGTCGGCGACCACGTGATCCCGCTGTATACCGCCGAGTGCCGCGAGTGCAAGTTCTGCAAGTCCGGCAAGACCAACCTGTGCAGTTCGGTGCGCGCCACCCAGGGCAAGGGCCTGATGCCCGACGGCACCAGCCGCTTCAGCTACAACGGCCAGCCGGTCTACCACTACATGGGCTGCTCGACCTTCTCCGAGTACACCGTGCTGCCGGAAGTCTCGGTGGCGGTGATCCCCAAGGAAGCGCCGCTGGAGAAGGTCTGCCTGCTCGGCTGCGGGGTGACCACCGGCATCGGCGCGGTGCTCAACACCGCCAAGGTCACCGAGGGCTCGACCGTGGCGATCTTCGGCCTGGGCGGCATCGGCCTCGCGGCGATCATCGGTGCCAAGATGGCCAAGGCCTCGCGCATCATCGGCATCGACATCAACCCGGCCAAGGAGGCCGTGGCCCGCGAGCTGGGCCTCACCGACTTCGTCAATCCGAAGGACCACGACAAGCCGATCCAGGACGTGATCGTCGAGATGACCGACGGCGGCGTCGACTACAGCTTCGAGTGCATCGGCAACGTGCAGCTGATGCGTGCGGCGCTGGAGTGCTGCCACAAGGGCTGGGGCGAGTCGACCATCATCGGCGTGGCCCCGGCCGGCGCCGAGATCAGCACCCGCCCGTTCCAGCTGGTCACCGGCCGCGTCTGGCGCGGCAGCGCCTTCGGCGGCGTCAAGGGGCGCACCGAGCTGCCCAGCTACGTGGAGAAGTCGCAGAAGGGCGAGATCCCGCTGGACACCTTCATCACCCACACCATGGGCCTGGAGGACATCAACAAGGCCTTCGACCTGATGCACGAGGGCAAGAGCATCCGTACCGTCATCCACTTCTGA
- the ispF gene encoding 2-C-methyl-D-erythritol 2,4-cyclodiphosphate synthase yields MRIGHGYDVHRFGEGEFITLGGVRIPHKFGLVAHSDGDVLLHALSDALLGAAALGDIGRHFPDTDPQFKGADSRELLRHVLALVQGKGWRVGNVDATIVAQAPKMAPHIEAMRAHIAADLQVEPDAVNVKATTTEKLGFTGREEGIAVHAVALLLPR; encoded by the coding sequence ATGCGTATCGGCCACGGCTACGACGTGCACCGCTTCGGCGAGGGCGAGTTCATCACCCTCGGCGGCGTGCGCATTCCCCACAAGTTCGGGCTGGTTGCCCATTCCGACGGCGACGTGCTGCTGCACGCGCTGAGCGATGCGCTGCTCGGCGCGGCGGCGCTCGGCGACATCGGCCGGCACTTCCCGGACACCGACCCGCAGTTCAAGGGCGCCGACAGCCGCGAGCTGTTGCGTCATGTGCTGGCGCTGGTGCAGGGCAAGGGCTGGCGGGTCGGCAACGTCGACGCCACCATAGTCGCGCAGGCGCCGAAGATGGCCCCGCACATCGAGGCGATGCGCGCGCACATCGCCGCCGACCTGCAGGTCGAGCCCGATGCGGTCAACGTCAAGGCCACCACCACCGAGAAGCTCGGCTTCACCGGACGCGAGGAGGGCATCGCCGTGCACGCGGTCGCCCTGCTGCTGCCGCGATGA
- a CDS encoding DUF368 domain-containing protein codes for MQNPFLLFAKGVAMGAADVVPGVSGGTIAFVSGIYDELLRSIAAVPVALRDLLRGNLRQAWRTANANFLLVLLSGILFSVFSLARLITWLLEHQPIPIWSFFFGLIVVSTWLVGREIRRWNWPSWLSLALGALFAWWITVAAPMQWGHDPLSLFFAGAIAICAMILPGISGSFLLVLMGLYSFVLDAVKSFDLAVLLVFAAGCACGLLSFARLLSWMLNHLRCLTLTFLTGLMLGSLNKVWPWKETLTWRTDSHGVQQPVLQGNLLPSGYAEVTGQDPQVLLAVLLALGGVALVLGLEWVAKRQLRQAGQEA; via the coding sequence ATGCAAAATCCCTTCCTGCTGTTTGCCAAGGGCGTGGCCATGGGGGCAGCCGACGTGGTGCCCGGGGTCTCCGGCGGCACTATCGCCTTCGTCAGTGGCATCTACGACGAACTGCTGCGCTCGATCGCCGCCGTGCCGGTGGCCCTGCGCGACCTGCTGCGCGGCAACCTGCGCCAGGCCTGGCGGACCGCCAACGCCAACTTCCTGCTGGTCCTGCTCTCGGGCATCCTGTTCAGCGTGTTCAGCCTGGCGCGGCTGATCACCTGGCTGCTCGAGCACCAGCCGATCCCGATCTGGTCGTTCTTCTTCGGCCTGATCGTGGTGTCGACCTGGCTGGTCGGCCGCGAGATCCGCCGCTGGAACTGGCCGAGCTGGCTGAGCCTCGCTCTCGGTGCGCTGTTCGCCTGGTGGATCACGGTCGCCGCGCCCATGCAGTGGGGGCATGATCCGCTGAGCCTGTTCTTCGCCGGCGCCATCGCCATCTGCGCGATGATCCTGCCGGGCATTTCCGGCAGCTTCCTGCTGGTGCTGATGGGGCTGTACAGCTTCGTTCTCGATGCGGTGAAAAGCTTCGATCTGGCCGTGCTGCTGGTGTTCGCCGCCGGTTGCGCCTGCGGACTGCTGAGCTTCGCGCGCCTGCTGAGCTGGATGCTCAACCATCTGCGCTGCCTGACCCTCACCTTCCTCACCGGCCTGATGCTCGGTTCGTTGAACAAGGTCTGGCCGTGGAAGGAAACCCTGACCTGGCGAACCGACAGCCACGGTGTGCAGCAGCCGGTGTTGCAGGGCAACCTGCTGCCCTCGGGCTATGCCGAGGTCACCGGCCAGGACCCGCAGGTGCTGCTGGCCGTGCTGCTGGCCCTGGGGGGCGTGGCGCTGGTGCTGGGACTGGAGTGGGTGGCCAAGCGCCAGTTGCGCCAGGCCGGGCAGGAGGCTTGA